The Anguilla rostrata isolate EN2019 chromosome 2, ASM1855537v3, whole genome shotgun sequence genome contains the following window.
CTCATACTGGCTCTTGGGGTAGCAGgcttaaccccgccccctcacctcatACTGGCTCTTGGGGTAGCAGgcttaaccccgccccctcacctcatACTGGCTCTTGGGGTAGCAGGCTTAACCCCGCCCTTCTAAACTCATACTGGTTGTTGGGGTAGCAGGcttaaccccacccctctcacCTCATACCGGCTCTTGGGGTAGCAGGCTTAACCCCGCCCCTCTAAACTCATACTGGCTCTTTGGGTAGCAGGCTTAACCCCGCCCTTCTAAACTCATAATGGCTGTTGGGGCAGCAGGcgtaaccccgcccctctcacCTCATACTGGCTCTTGGGGTAGTTGATGCGGGGGACGCTGGTGGCAGCAAACAGGAGGTGGAAGGCGGCAGGCAGGAAGGGCAGGTATCTCATGAGAGAGAAGTTCTGGCCGTGCATCATGGTCTCACTGAGGATGTCAGAAAAGCCCAGCCACTCCAGGGCCAAGCACACGCCCCTCAGGCTGGGGTCCTTCAGCTTCATGCTGAGAAAGTTATCATACAGCCCCTgcacagaggaaagggggggagagagaagggatgaAAGAATAGAACGAGGAGGTGGCACAGAAGAGGACAGAAGGAGGCAATGAGAAAAGCGTGATtcagggggcaggggcagacaAAATGGTAGAGGGGGCATATGGCGAGGGTGGTGAGAGGGAGCCGAAGCGAGGGAAGACaaacagagaaagggaggaagagtgagggagagcgTATGGGGAGGAGGCCACCAAGCTGAGGCCGCGTGGCGGAAGACGGCGGTAATGGAGGGGCGGTGCGCGAGTACCTGTGTGAGCTTCTCGTGCTCTCCGCTGGAGGAGGCCAGGTGCAGGATATGCTGCAGCCTGTGCGCCGCTGTGCTGGACTGGCCACCGTGATCCATGCCGGCAAAGAGCTCCTCACCCACACGCTTCCTGCAGCACGACACAAACCCGCCTTTCACTCGCCACCAACAACCTCACAGAGCCCTGCCCTGCAGTGCTCACCCAGGCTTCCACAGAGCATTCGCTTTAAATAGAGACAACAGGAATCAAGAGGAATCCGTTCATGAAGTTCACTcatctgtgagagagagtcttAGGTAATGAGAAAATCAGGTACCTTCACGGAAAGGACTGATGATCTAACAACAGATCAATAAAGTTCAGTCAGTGACGCACGGCCCTGGATGCCCACTGTGTAGCTTCTAATATTACGTGGCAGATGTGAATACAGGGGGATTACAGAACGGTCTTACACAACACAGTGACCTCAAAGCACTTAGAGTAATGCTGATCTGCCTGCAGGTGTGGGAActcacacacgtcacacacttactttacaggtgtgtgtgtgctgggcccACTGCAGGCCTGTGTGGGGTCACATACCTCTTGACCCTTGGCAGCTGGAAGATCTCCTGCCACACGGAGAACAGGCCCTTGTTCTGGTCCTTCAGCCCGATGGTCATGGATTGCACCATGCGCTGATCCAGCTGCTTCTGACCTCTGCGGTGCAGGAACTGCGCACAGTTGCAGCACACACACGGGCGTCAGGTGACTGGCGCGGCAGGGGCACACGCCCCGGGAGAGCGCGCCTCTGCCTCGCTCACTTCTCTACTGGCGCTAATTCAGAACGCCAGCGGTTAATTCCTCTGTTGCTCGGCGACTGTCCTTTCCATTTTTACTACGCTCGGCGGGAAGGGCCACGTGTGTACTAAATTTAAACATCAACTGCCCTCAGACAAATGAAAGGCCAACAGGCCACTATTCAATTAACCTTCTTGGCCAGGAGAAAGCCCtctgagggagaaggaggagtcAGGTGAAGAGAGCTGAGCAGTAATGCAGAACAGCCCCACAGagaaaaagggggcggggggatggcCTGAGCGTCCTATCAGGCAGCGGCTCTGGGGCTGAGggccagggagagggaggagccccACCTGCAGTGTATTGATGCAGGAGCGGATGTCGTTGTCCGTCTTCTCACACAGGGCCATCAGGGCCCCCGTGTCCACCTTCATGTCTTGACGCCTGGAGATCTGTCCGTccaggacgagagagagagagagagagagagagagagagagggagaacacgTGGGTGGTGTTCACAGATATATTTTGGTCATGTGATATTCTTTTTATACGTGTTCATTTTTCTCCACAGTTCGGAAACACCCAATCACATTTCATCAGCACTCGCCGCTCACTGCCGCAGCCTCTGCTACTAATTCTGGAGAGAAGCAAGTGCGTGATGTCAGCCGTCACGCCGCAGGTCATAAGTCAGAGTCTGGGTGCGTGCGCATTATTTACCTCAGCAAGCCTCTGGACCAGGCGGGAGGACTGTGTCGGAGGAAAGGTGAGAAGGAAGGCCTGCTGGCGTAGCTGCCGCAGAGCGGGAACATACCTGCGGGACACAGAGTCAGATCTAAACCTCAAGCCGAAGCTAACATCATAGCCTGCACGCTCTGTATGCATGTGCCCGTATACCAAAACCTGCATCAGCAGCCACTGTTCTACAGGACAGTTGTGACCAATGCATTGTCGCTGCAGTCCTTTTATGCACATTCATGCTCTTTCTACATAACATTTCAATAGTTCAGGCAGAAGGGATTtgtaaataaaccaaaaaaggcTTCACTTTGCTACTGTGAGGACACAGGACTAATCTTTTGAACAAAACCAGTTCttaactttacattttttatttaatacattcaAATAGAGGGGACAAGTCTGGAATGAAAATtaggtatgaaaaaaaaaacgccaagGACAAGGCCCTGACAGGGATGATTTATAACTGTTCAGTACTTCCAACAAAACACTTTCAATGCCTTTTATTGTCTCTCAGAATAATCCCAGGTGACTCTGAAGGCTGATTCAGACACATGACTGCATTACGATCCGAGCAGACCGTCTCAGGCTCACGGCGCCACCTACAGGTCATTGCAGATACAGATGATGGGTCTCAGCAGCACCGACTCggtctttttcttcttcttcttcttcagcgAGCCGATTCCCGCCGTCTCTGCGTCCGTCTCACGGCTCTCCTTTCGGTTCAGAGTGGCCAGGAGCACGTTAATGGCGGCCTTGGTCGacgcaaagagagagagcgagcaacaGAGAGATGATTAAATAGAGAAACAGCAGGAATCACAGGACAGTGAAGATACAGGGAACGGAGACTGAACTCCCCCGTGACTCACAGTGGGCGCGCCGTCGATCTCATCGATCACCAAGCAGTTGGGCTTCTCATTGGCTCCCAGCACAGACTTCATCTGTGTGGCCGTGTCGATGCGCTTCTGAAAGAGCTCGGCACTGCGGTCGTCACTGTGGGGCAGAGACAGAAGCGCTGGCAAATATTCACCTTAGAGTTCCTGCTGTACAAATTCCACAGACAATGCAAAGTCAACCAACATGCTTCCACACCAGGCTGCTAAATTTAACTAAACCCAGCACACACTGTGACCCATAAGGAACACCGacacttttcttattttatatgAGCGGTCCTATCGCAGTACAAAGTCCGTTTGTTAGACTAGACGGCaagtattttatgtttctgtttaaattacCATTTAATTACAATGCactctttaattaattaattaaaatacaaatgtaatactATAATGTTATATATACCACGACACATTATTATGCCCCATATATTTCAAGTATTCATTTCTGATAACATGCTGTTCCCTTAACGGCAAGTTAGGCGGAATGATTTCTTGAATTACATTGATTATTCCATTAACTGGGTCATTAACTTCTTTACAATAATGAAATCTGAACCTGAACAATGCCTGACTACCTCACATGCCGCAGtacaacatttacattaaacATGCCTCAATCTCTATTTTGACATGTGAATTAAAGTGGATCTCTGAGATAGTAATCTTTTCTGCCGATTCTTTCACGTGTTCTTGAGTTCCCCTTGTAAGCCTAATATAATCTGAAAGAGGGTTATCTACAGCTGTGCACTACTGAAGACATCTTTGAAACAATTACAGGGATCGGCAAGGCGGAACGCTCCATAAATTGGTTGGCTGTGGGGCCTTAGGTTTATGCACCTCCGACAGATGGGAATAACATTACCGTGATGCCAAAGGAGTCCCATTTTTAAGGTAAGTAATGGGATAAATAACCAAAACTCAAATCAACAGTACATGCatccacatatatatatatatcactgcaTAATGTACAAATATTCCCAAAATCTggcaaaaaaattaagtaataaaaaaaaatacaagcccaCCTGGCATTCATCTCCACCACATTGTACCCAGCGTGTTTGGCAATAATGTGTGCAAGAGTGGTCTTGCCCAGGCCGGGGGGTCCGGATAGCAATGCCacctgaaaatgcaaatgtgaaacaaGCAATGAATATATCAGTCACAAAGCAGTGAAAAGTGCCCATCTGCATTCCCAACTGAAATACACTATGTCGTACAGACATTTGCTTTGCATCACAGCTTGCATGCCTTTCAGTCACAGTAAagagcaaaaacacatttacaacaaACAAGGTTATAAAAGACAAAGGGGTAAATATATGATGATAAGTTTACTGTATCTCATTAAGCCCAGTCTTAACCAAATAGCATCCAGGCTATAAGTCTGTGTGACtacaattttacaatttaaagTGTATAGCAGCTTAACAGCAAATACCTTAACAGAAGGCAtactgggggaggagaggataTACACATagaaagcagtttaaacaggaATGGAAAAAATTCATTTAGTAAAGATTCGATTAAAgagggaaacagaaagagatGTGATCACCTTTGCAGAAAGGCAGAGAATCAATACCCCGAGCAGCTCAGGGAATTCGTACTTGGGTTGAGTCAGCTGTCTGTGTTCTGCCcattcctcctcctcgctctttGAATGCTTTTAACACCTTTGTCTACTctatttttgtttagtttttccccaaaatttgaaaaatgcaactgaatttGTAGGCCCATCCCATCTGTCCTTCGCCTTTTTGAGTGAGCACAGAGTACCTTAAACATCCTTAAAATAAGTGCAGCTCtctcctgcttcttttcactgcCCAGTCTGTCTGCTGAACGAGACGGTCACTACAGCAGAGGACCACACCACTTATGCGTCTAGCCTGCAGGCACCTAATCAACCAGACAAGCTGGTGCTGCATAACGAGGCAGAGTAATCTGCCAAATAAACACCACCAACCCTGGGGTATGTTATGGCAAATTATGCACTGGCAGTCAGAATTAGATTCTGGACCATAGCACACGCAATCTATGAGAATGACAGCTTCAGCTGGACATTACAACTGAAAAACTACAAcgaacagttaaaaaaaaaagcattataagCAATCACTTGTATGTGTTTTAGGAGCAAGTTTCGGTTTCAGCTGCGTTTCTTTGGCCAGTTTGAGAGGATTTATTAATATCTTCCAGTAACTTCCAGTATCTAGTAACTTTCTtcgtttttgttcatttcagttttaatcgTCTCCACAATGACACACCTTGTACTTTGGCCTTTGGTACTGATCCAGCTCAGCTTCGAGGATCTCTTCGGTGATTTGGATTTTGGTCTTGAAGCGTGGGTTCTGCTGGTCCTTCTGCTGAAAGGACAGCTTGTTGTCCGGCTGCGGCGGCTTAGGCTTCTTGGTGGGTTTCTCCCGGCCGAACACCACGGTGTCCCACAGCTTGAGCCACTTCAGCAGGCAGCGGTTGGTGAACTGTGGACGGACACCCAGGGGTTAGAGAGAGGGCTGCCTTACACTGTTCACACGAAGGACACGCTGTCCCGCTAACTCACGTCATCACTGAGCAGCTCGGTGTAATGTCTGGGAGAGAACCTGTCCACCCAGAGCCGTGAGGCAGTGCCATCCTGGTCTTCATCCATCGCTGCCTGCTCGTCTTCTTCTGGCTCCCCGCCATCCAACTCCCCAAACTCCTCATCTATACGACTTGTAGAAAAACAAAGTTAGAAAAAAGATGCAAGCGGGGTGTACTAACAAACTCAATCTATTTGTGATTTGTTTGAGATGCTTTGGAAACGCATGAAACAAGTACCTGTTGAGCATCTCAGTCAACCTCTGTGACTCCTCAACCACCTGCCGATGACGCTGTTAAacgaaacacagaaaaatacatcaTGAATTCACATCTTTGCTAAAGTtccacaaatataaacacatataagtgtgtgtgtgtgtgtgtgtgtgtatattctgGACTCCTTGTGGACACAAGGAGAGGCAGAGCCCTAC
Protein-coding sequences here:
- the chtf18 gene encoding chromosome transmission fidelity protein 18 homolog isoform X2, yielding MDEYDEMYGIEDEFEQQFADELEVMAEIDYEPPRQTKVSELRNKKPLSFEDALVSGDLILKKQGAVSLPECSASQQSSVHKPASLLPEALDDSELPEHFLDSDSFHSPKSKRCRQDVAKKLKFGLSDGGHDITPPSSPEDYSRSTSNSVQAVPASTLDISGLGELQASPRRATVATPHVLRRPPASGDYISVTDSSGNRVYLAKKDEDTVRVVDSRALRNSHYSLGLLSVPIEVLMEQVAERRHRQVVEESQRLTEMLNSRIDEEFGELDGGEPEEDEQAAMDEDQDGTASRLWVDRFSPRHYTELLSDDFTNRCLLKWLKLWDTVVFGREKPTKKPKPPQPDNKLSFQQKDQQNPRFKTKIQITEEILEAELDQYQRPKYKVALLSGPPGLGKTTLAHIIAKHAGYNVVEMNASDDRSAELFQKRIDTATQMKSVLGANEKPNCLVIDEIDGAPTAAINVLLATLNRKESRETDAETAGIGSLKKKKKKKTESVLLRPIICICNDLYVPALRQLRQQAFLLTFPPTQSSRLVQRLAEISRRQDMKVDTGALMALCEKTDNDIRSCINTLQFLHRRGQKQLDQRMVQSMTIGLKDQNKGLFSVWQEIFQLPRVKRKRVGEELFAGMDHGGQSSTAAHRLQHILHLASSSGEHEKLTQGLYDNFLSMKLKDPSLRGVCLALEWLGFSDILSETMMHGQNFSLMRYLPFLPAAFHLLFAATSVPRINYPKSQYEALTRTQHTRNALVAMLAEIHPSIRSRVGVLCLSLDVLGLLLEVICPKLRPVNPQLYSMREKQQLVELVDTMLSYNLTYRQDRSPEGQYMYLLEPNVEEAARFPGLPPRRQLTYQAKQMIAREIELERMRRAEAVLQARNPQRRNEEEKNTAKHSGSLKPAARNHQQRLENIVKQTVVETRPEVDFFGRALVPKEKPVSTAASGEEGKAVSVELQMGKAVGNSDVWFRFNEGVSNAVRRNVYIKDLL
- the chtf18 gene encoding chromosome transmission fidelity protein 18 homolog isoform X1 translates to MDEYDEMYGIEDEFEQQFADELEVMAEIDYEPPRQTKVSELRNKKPLSFEDALVSGDLILKKQGAVSLPECSASQQSSVHKPASLLPEALDDSELPEHFLDSDSFHSPKSKRCRQDVAKKLKFGLSDGGHDITPPSSPEDYSRSTSNSVQAVPASTLDISGLGELQASPRRATVATPHVLRRPPASGDYISVTDSSGNRVYLAKKDEDTVRAVDSRALRNSHYSLGLLSVPIEVLMEQVAERRHRQVVEESQRLTEMLNSRIDEEFGELDGGEPEEDEQAAMDEDQDGTASRLWVDRFSPRHYTELLSDDFTNRCLLKWLKLWDTVVFGREKPTKKPKPPQPDNKLSFQQKDQQNPRFKTKIQITEEILEAELDQYQRPKYKVALLSGPPGLGKTTLAHIIAKHAGYNVVEMNASDDRSAELFQKRIDTATQMKSVLGANEKPNCLVIDEIDGAPTAAINVLLATLNRKESRETDAETAGIGSLKKKKKKKTESVLLRPIICICNDLYVPALRQLRQQAFLLTFPPTQSSRLVQRLAEISRRQDMKVDTGALMALCEKTDNDIRSCINTLQFLHRRGQKQLDQRMVQSMTIGLKDQNKGLFSVWQEIFQLPRVKRKRVGEELFAGMDHGGQSSTAAHRLQHILHLASSSGEHEKLTQGLYDNFLSMKLKDPSLRGVCLALEWLGFSDILSETMMHGQNFSLMRYLPFLPAAFHLLFAATSVPRINYPKSQYEALTRTQHTRNALVAMLAEIHPSIRSRVGVLCLSLDVLGLLLEVICPKLRPVNPQLYSMREKQQLVELVDTMLSYNLTYRQDRSPEGQYMYLLEPNVEEAARFPGLPPRRQLTYQAKQMIAREIELERMRRAEAVLQARNPQRRNEEEKNTAKHSGSLKPAARNHQQRLENIVKQTVVETRPEVDFFGRALVPKEKPVSTAASGEEGKAVSVELQMGKAVGNSDVWFRFNEGVSNAVRRNVYIKDLL